GACAGCGCCGGCAATCCCCGTACCACATTGGACACCTGTTCCACTGGCACGCCGAACGGCGGCGGCAGGCGGTCGTCCACCTCGACCGCCCCCTCGACGTCGCTCCCGGGGGCGGCACGGTGTACGACGCGGCCGCCCTGGCGGGGACGGTCGACGAGCTCACCGACTGCCTGTACGAGGCCGGGCTGCGGGCCGGCGACCGGGTGGTGGTCGCCAAGGACAACCACTACGACATGCCGCTGCTGGCCGCGGGCGCCGCCCGGATCGGCGCGCTGCCGGTCATGCTCGCCCCGATCGCGTCCGTGGAGACCGTGCGGAAGCTGATCGAGCGGGCCCAGCCGGCGCTGCTCGTCGCCGGTACCGGACTGCTGGCCCGGGCGGAGGCCGCCGGCATCAAGCTCGCCGACCCGGGTGTCCGCACGATCGCGGTGGGCGCGCCGGCCGGCGAACTGCCCTCCGGCACACTGACCCTCGACGAGGTGCGCCACGGCGCGCGGGCTCCGGTGCGGGTCGGCGGCGCCGACGATCCGATGATCTCCACGCACACCTCCGGCACCACCGGCGTACCCAAGCTGGTCGTGCACACCGCCAACACCGCGATCGGGCGGTTTCCGGCGCGGATGGAGCGCTGCCCCATCCCGTTCCTGACCACCCGGCACGCCGACGTGACGGCCGCCGCGGTCTCGTTCGCCCACATCCGGGTGATGGCGTGGACCGCCTCGCAGCTGAAGATGGCGCCGAGCAAGGTGGTGGCGATCTCCGATCCCGGCCTGGCGACCGTGGAGCGGATGCTCGACGAGCACCGGCCGACGATGCTGGAGGCGCTGCCCAACATGTTCCAGCACTGGGAGGCGCTGGTCGCGCGGCGACCGGAGCTGTTCGCCCAGGTGCGGCTCTACGTGACCACCTTCGACGCGGTGCACGCCCGGACCGTCCGCACGTTCCTGAACGCGTCCCACCGCCGGTTTCCGGTGTGGGGCTGGGGACTCGGCCAGTCGGAGATCACCGGCATCATCGTCAACCTGTTCACCCGCCGGACCGTGCGCGAGGGCGACGGCCGCGCGGACCGTACCAACATCGGGTTTCCGGCGGCGTTCGTGCGGGTCCGGGTCGTCGACCCGGAGACCGGCCGCCGGCAGCCGCGCGGCAAGCCGGGCCTGTTGATGGTGAACAGCCGGGCCCGTTGCCTGAGCTACCTCGGCGAGCACGACCGGTACCAGGCCAAGCGCACCGGCGAGTGGTGGAACAGCGGCGACCTCGGCGAGCGGGTCGGCTTCGGGCGGATCCGGCTGCTCGACCGCGAGGTGGACACGCTGCCCGGCCACAGCTGCATCGAGCTGGAGAGCGTCCTGCTGGACCGGCTGCCGGGGGCGTCGGACGTGACCGTGCTGGCCCGCCCGGACCAGCTGCCGGTACCCGTGCTGTGCATGGCGGACGGCGAGCTGGACCCGGACGACTGGGCCCGCGCCACCGCGGGCCTGCCCGAGCTGGCACCGCCGCGGCTTGTCGCGTGGGAGGACGTGCCCCGCACCGCCACGTGGAAGGTGCGCCGGCTGGCCCTGCGCGAGCAGGTGCTCGGCACGTCCGAGGTCAGCGGCACCGGCAAATGGACCTGAACATCGAGAGAAAGTAGGCACCTATGGACTGGCTACCCCCGGCGCTCTTCGACCTGCCCGGTGTGGCGCCGGCCGTCTCCGAACCCCGCGACTTCCGCAACTTCTGGTTCTGGACGATCGTCGTCGGGCTCGGCACGTTCTGGGCGCTGGCGTACGGGCTGGCGATCCACCGCGGCTTCGTGGACAAGTTCGTGGGCATCCCGGTCGTGGTCGTGGCGATCAACTTCGCGTGGGAGTTCGTCCACTCGATCGTCATCGACCAGGAGCCGGCACAACGCCCCGCCAACTTCGCCTGGGTCTTCATCGACATCGTGATCGTCATCCAGGTCATGAAGTGGGGGCACAAGGACTTTCCGAAGCTGCCCCGAAAGCTGTTCCAGCGGCTGTTCATGGTGCTCGTGGTGATCGCCGGGATCGAGCTGTTCCTGGCCGCCCGCGAGTTCCGTGACATCCTCGGCATGTACAGCGGCTGCGCGCTCAACGTCGGCATCAGCGCCGCCTTCATCGTCACGCTGATCAAGCGGCGCTCGTCGGCCGGCCAGTCGCTCTACGTCGGGATCTGCAAGATGATGGGCTCGCTGCTGGCGGGGCTGAACACGCTGATCCTTTTCCCGGACCGCCACCTGGTGCTGTCCTGGTTCGTCATGATCCTGGTCCTCGACCTGATCTACATCCGCATGATCTACCGGCAGATCCGGTCCGAGGGGCAGTCGCCGTGGAAGCTCAACCGGCCGCCGGTGAGCCCTCCGGCCGAGGTGCGGGCGCCGGCACGCGAGGAGCCGGTGATGGTGTCCTGACGGCATGTGCCGCGCCGTCGCGGAGTGGCCCGGCCGCCCGGGCCACTCCCGCCAGCTTGTCCGGGTTCAGCATCGTGTAGATCGCGCCGACCCGGTCGCTGTCCGGGTCGAGCTCGACCGCCAGCACGGCGTACAGGTCGTCGCCGGCGAACAGCAGCGCGCCCGGTGCGCCGTTGACCTGCGCCGGCCGCACCGACAGCGGCGGCAGCTCGGGCAGGCTCCAGCTGATCAGGCGCAGCACCTTGGCGCGGCCTTCGATGACCCGCAGCGCCGCGGGCCGCCGGCCGCCGCCGTCGGTGGACAGGCGCACGTCGGGCGCGAGTACCTCCAGCAGGGTGTCGATGTCCCCGCCGAGCGCGGCGTCCAGGAAGCGCTGGGTGGCCGCGCGGACCACCTGCGGGCGGGCCGGGCGGCGCGGCCGGCGGGCCCGCACGTGCCGGCGGGCCCGGTGCGCGAGCTGGCGGACGGCGACCGGTGAACGGCCGAGCAGCGCCGCGATCTCGCCGTGCTCGTAGCCGAACGCCTCGTGCAGCACGAACACCGCGCGCTCCAGCGGCGTGAGCGTCTCCAGCACCACCATCAGGGCGAGCGACACCGACTCGCCCCAGAGCGCCGATTCGGCGGCGTCCGGCTCGGTCAGCACCGGCTCGGGCAGCCACGGTCCCACGTAGCTCTCGCGGGAACGCGCGGCGCGCCGCAGCCGGGCCAGCGCGGCGTTCACCGCGATCCGGACCAGGTAAGCCCGCGGGTTCGCGACCTCGTCACGCCGGGCCGACACCCAGGACACCCAGGTGTCCTGCAGCACGTCCTCGCTGTCGGCGACGTTGCCGAGCAGGTTGTACGCCAGGGAGAACAGCAGCTCCCGCTGGCCCAGATAGAACGCCGTCAGCTCGTCCGGCTCCCGCATTGCCACTCCCCGTGTCGTGGCGTGAGGTACCCACCAGTTCGCGGGCGGATGTCACACCGCGGTGATCCACCACATCGTAGGCAAGTCGAGGCAACGCGACCCCCGAGGAGTGAAGATCATGCTGGAGAAGCTGTCGTGGCTGGTGCTGCGGCGCAGCCGGACGGTCCTGGTGGTGTCCGTCCTGCTGGCGCTGGCCGGCGGCGCGGCGAGCGTGACGCTGTTCGACAAGCTGACCGCCGGCGGGCTCGCCGACCCGGGCGCGGAGTCCGGCCGGGCGGCCGCGGCGCTGGACGCCGCCGGGCAGGGTCCGCCCAACCTCACGCTGGTGGTCAGCGCGCCGCGCGGGGTGGACGATCCGGCCGCGGTCGCCGCCGGCACCGCGCTCAGCCAGCGGCTCGACGCGGAACCCGACGTCAGCAACGTGACCTCGTACTGGACCGCCGGCCGCCCGCCGCAGCTGCGCGGCCACGACGGCGGCAAGGCGTTGATCGGGGCGACCGTCCACGGTGACGAGACGACCGTCAACAAGATCCTGGACGAACTGGTGCCGCGGTACGAGGGCAGCCGCGACGGCCTCGACGTGCGGGTGGGCGGCTCGGCGATGTTCTGGAAGGAGACCACCGAGATCAGCCAGGCCGACGGCGCCAAGGGCGAGGCGATCGCGTTTCCCCTCACGATGATCGTGCTGGTCATCGTGTTCGGCGCGCTCGTCGC
The window above is part of the Phytohabitans houttuyneae genome. Proteins encoded here:
- the sigJ gene encoding RNA polymerase sigma factor SigJ, giving the protein MREPDELTAFYLGQRELLFSLAYNLLGNVADSEDVLQDTWVSWVSARRDEVANPRAYLVRIAVNAALARLRRAARSRESYVGPWLPEPVLTEPDAAESALWGESVSLALMVVLETLTPLERAVFVLHEAFGYEHGEIAALLGRSPVAVRQLAHRARRHVRARRPRRPARPQVVRAATQRFLDAALGGDIDTLLEVLAPDVRLSTDGGGRRPAALRVIEGRAKVLRLISWSLPELPPLSVRPAQVNGAPGALLFAGDDLYAVLAVELDPDSDRVGAIYTMLNPDKLAGVARAAGPLRDGAAHAVRTPSPAPRVPAPAPRPEGSPAAG
- a CDS encoding transmembrane-type terpene cyclase, which encodes MDWLPPALFDLPGVAPAVSEPRDFRNFWFWTIVVGLGTFWALAYGLAIHRGFVDKFVGIPVVVVAINFAWEFVHSIVIDQEPAQRPANFAWVFIDIVIVIQVMKWGHKDFPKLPRKLFQRLFMVLVVIAGIELFLAAREFRDILGMYSGCALNVGISAAFIVTLIKRRSSAGQSLYVGICKMMGSLLAGLNTLILFPDRHLVLSWFVMILVLDLIYIRMIYRQIRSEGQSPWKLNRPPVSPPAEVRAPAREEPVMVS
- a CDS encoding AMP-binding protein yields the protein MGQRRQSPYHIGHLFHWHAERRRQAVVHLDRPLDVAPGGGTVYDAAALAGTVDELTDCLYEAGLRAGDRVVVAKDNHYDMPLLAAGAARIGALPVMLAPIASVETVRKLIERAQPALLVAGTGLLARAEAAGIKLADPGVRTIAVGAPAGELPSGTLTLDEVRHGARAPVRVGGADDPMISTHTSGTTGVPKLVVHTANTAIGRFPARMERCPIPFLTTRHADVTAAAVSFAHIRVMAWTASQLKMAPSKVVAISDPGLATVERMLDEHRPTMLEALPNMFQHWEALVARRPELFAQVRLYVTTFDAVHARTVRTFLNASHRRFPVWGWGLGQSEITGIIVNLFTRRTVREGDGRADRTNIGFPAAFVRVRVVDPETGRRQPRGKPGLLMVNSRARCLSYLGEHDRYQAKRTGEWWNSGDLGERVGFGRIRLLDREVDTLPGHSCIELESVLLDRLPGASDVTVLARPDQLPVPVLCMADGELDPDDWARATAGLPELAPPRLVAWEDVPRTATWKVRRLALREQVLGTSEVSGTGKWT